The DNA sequence CTTCTAGAAAGTACACAccttaagaaggctccacggccgaaacgttgtgttttctatcttctttttttcagcatggaataaacctattacttgttcctaattagGAGAatatacaagtactgtatattaaagtaaaaaataggaAGTAAATTATTTGCATAGGCTGGGCAAAGTAGAGATTGGTAAGTAATCCACAGCAGTAAAAACTGCAGTTTAACAAAGGGTTTCAAGGAATATGGGGTTCAGAACTAACACAAACAGGTTGTTTAAATGTTATGAAAGTATTTTTTAGGTATTTTAGATACCAGTTAGAACCAGTTAGATAGTTGAATACCTTAGCAGTAATGAGATGCTAGCAGCACATAATTATTTTAGATGTTCTTTATTGACTATTATTTGTGTTCCATACGATGCTCTGAGGATATTTGACATGATGGTGTGCACTAGATTTGGCTGTTGCTCAATCCTTGTTATTAAATTAAGTTTCTTTTGAGGTTACACGTCATTGACATGCCAAGAAACAGTTAATAACAAATTATATGCATAGTGGTCCAAATGTATAATAGTATAATTGGTTCTAGCAGTCATTTATTGAGTTCTTAATgcaacatacatacagtatgtaatgcaatatacatactgtagtatatatGTTTATTTATAGCAGTGCAGGGCTTGTGTCTGACTTGAGTTCTGATGAATATGACTTTAACAAACTATAATCCAAAACATGAATGCTCTATGTCAACAGAGGGAACTTCTACAAAACTGCTAGCAAACAGGTGGACAAAGTAACACAGTTCATCCTTTTATTTCAAGTCCAGACTCTCACCAATGGGCACTCCTATTTATccttactatactgtatgtactgtgtatTGATTGGCTGGAATCAGAAGTCATGTCAGCCACAATGGACACTGTTCAATGTGAACTAAGATAATACAAGTCTTTGTTtgatatttctttttgtttccagCCCAAAGATACTGAAACCTTGAGCAACCAGTCCACTGCTCACTTCTGggtggaaaaaataacattgcgTGATTCTGGAAAGTGGATGTGTCAAGTTAAAACAGCAGCTGGacagaaagtaaaatattttaaggtcAATGTCAAAGGTAAGAGAATGTAAAAAGGACCTCAAGCCTTCattttggattaaaagagacggATCCTGTATAACCCAAAAGCCTCCTAACCctccaagtactgtacataatcaaTGGAAAAAGATAATTTCCCCAATACCGGCACAATTGTTTTCTGTCTCTCACTGTGGTCCGTCTTAAGGTTTTCAGTGTTAGTTCAATAATTAAATGAATCTGAATGAGAAAGCCTTTTCAAATTCACTCAGGATCTATAAGCTATTTTGTGAGCATGTCCTTATCTTTTTAATGTAAGCATTTAATCTAAAAGAGTGCTACACACTGAAGTGTAAGATAACTGGGCCGGCTTACATTTCTGAGTATAATTCAAAGTCACCTAAGAAATTTAAACAGAAGGGAATACCTGGTCAAATGATTTTCATTAAAGATGCTCACCAATCCTGTGTGGAAGTATATTAGTTTACTGTGTAAGGTTGTTCATGTTTGTTAATGTTatgcacatttttttaacatttcaccTTCTTTCATAGACTCACCAACACCCCAGTTCCCTCCCTTTTTAAACAACAGTGGACCATATCACCTGGTGCTTTCAGTTAACAAGGACCAGTATATTGGTGACGGACCTATAACATCTGTGAAGCTCCTGTACAAGCAGGCTAATACATCATCATCATGGGAGTCTGTCGAAGGTACATTTAAGGGTGACTGTGCACTAGCCCAGCTGTGTAAAAGGGAAACATTACTTGATTAATCTTTAACTTTGCATCAGTTTTTCATTGACTTGCTCCTCAGACATAATcagaaaattctaaaataaGTGTTAGCTACTGTTTGGTTAtcattttttctatttcatgATTTCGTAAAAtcatatttgttatatttgCAGCACTCTCTTAtggtaaaaaataacaaacataaAATTTCACATAAATTAGACAGTCAGCAGACATGCCACCCTAAGACCCTaagtttgaaaagtttgataaaTCTGATGAGAGCATCCTAATAGTTGTTTCCTAGTTAGAGTAGTTAAAATAGAAATTATGCTGAGATATCCTTTCTGCTGGAACTGTTGATGATCCAGAGGTGCCCAAGGGAAACAGGAAgtgacatttcttttctttcaaagaCCAATATAATGCCATTAGACCGAGCCATTATTAAAAACACTACACAACTACAAGTGATCAGGTAAAAGATAAAAGGTTTTCACTGGCCCGTGTTATAAACACAGGTTATCTTCCTCGGCATCTTGCTTTACTCACACTGCCCATTGTAGCAAACGCATGACGAAAGACTGAGGGGTGAGGTCTAGTCGCTGTGTGGGAAcaagtaacggtttattccaagctgaaaagagaagaaaggaaacaacgttttggctgtggagccttctttgggtgccTTCttcctaaagaaggctccacagccaaaatgttgttttctgcatggaataaacctttacttgtaccTTTGCAACCTacgtatgctgacgcagctacctactagTCGCTGTGTGTCCAGCCCTCTGGTGATTTACTgtgtaagacatacagtacatagctggACTGTCCCAGATGTTCATGCCACACATTCAGCTGCATTTCAGCTTAAGCTGTAAGTCCTTTAACTAGCCGAGTGTGTCAGACTAGGACTAGTTAAGAACAGTCCATGATAAAGCTTTTCTCTCTTGTTTTCCTTGAGTGTTCTCACAAGAAACAGATGCTTATAGTCCATCATTACCATTTTTCGCAGTGACTGGGCCGCTGGTGAACCTGGACAACCTGACCCCAGTGACGAAGTACAACATGTGTGTTCGGTTGAGTCGTCCTGGGGAGGGAGGAATGGGCTTCCCGGGCCCCATGGCCACCTACTCCACTCTCCAGCTGGGTAACGCACTGACCATACCATCTCCACAAGCTTAAAAACTGCACAATTTCTCTgcgggagggaaaaaaaaggaactgaCAATCAAATGCAACTTAATGCCAAAATGTTATTAGTGAAAGAGGAAATACTGATGAAGATATCAGATGTGTACATTAATAATGTCAACAAGCTTTATCCTTCAGGGGAAAAACATCAGGATCATTTTCACATTGTGAAATTAAAGATTCAAGAGCCCGGGTCTATCAAACGAGCACCACCCATGTGTAAAAGAGACTTGAAAagtagctttaaaaaaaataatatgataaTATGGTGGCTGGAAAATGTAAGCGAATGCTAAAGAGTCAAAAAGCTTCATAATGTATCCTCACGTTAATGTGAAAAATTGCCAGAATTATGTTTTCCAGAGTAACAAATGTCTTGCCTTTGTTCGAAATATTAGTAAATGGTCTTTAAACACTGCTGTGTGTATAGAAAAGGGGAAAacttgttttaaccttttcactAAATTTTAAGGGTGgccaacaatgaaaaaaaaaatctatcaaaCTTCAATGTAATTAATTACAAACTAAATTGAGAAATGAGAGCGTCTTGATATTTTTACCGGTCCTTCATTTTACTAGCTCTCCTGATTGAGATTTCTGTTCCGTGTGACCAGAGCTCCTTCCACCATCAGGAGTTAAACTGGTGCCGGTCAGTCAGACATCTCTGACCCTCTCCTGGGACGCCACCACCTGGTTGCCGAAAGAGGAGCATGTCTACCAGGTGGAATGCATCCCCAAATCCGAGCCTGAGCGTGTCCTGCTGATGAATGTGCCAGGGAACTCTTCCAGCCTTGAGATGAAGAAACTGGAGCCCAAGCAGCATTACCAGTGTAAAGTGCGTCTTAAGTGCAGCTCAGTGGGTCAGTGGAGCCACACAGTGTCGGCATGGACTCTGAGCAATGGTAAGTCTTTGCTGTCTCTAGATGTGTGGAGGGGGGCGGAGAACATGCACTCTTCAACCTTGTTGCCTCTGTGGTATGATGCACTGTAATTCTTTTGGACTTAATAATTAAATGGAGATCACAGAAAACTCTTAGATGTTCTGTTCCCTGGTCCTTTTGCAAATATTCCTTCTTCTTAATGTTTCTGTGttagatttttcttttatatgaaaatatactgtacttctgagTTTGTTTTACTCCAACACATCTTTTATATTCTTGTAATAAGAATACCACCCTGACTTTAAGTCACATGTTAATTAAACCCCCTTTTGATGAGCCTTACATTAATCAGTGATGGCCCCACCTGGTGGTACAATGGCGGGAGATATAAATGTATCATGTACAGTGTATGAGGAGCAATCTTGACTGGTGACTTTTCAGTATTGGACAGTTCAGGCTTCCTTCCTAGTTGTAAACATAATACAAGGGCCATTTTGTTGAGAGTTTCAAAGAGGGATCTCTAGCATACTGAAATAATGGTAGCATCTGTATAGTTGTAaatgtgaacatactgtagtgatCCTTTTTGTTGccactttttaataataattcaagCAACAGAGTCCAGAGTGAGAATAATTTGGGAATTTGGAGAACTGAACTCAGGGAATGGAGGGGATAAAAATAGCAAGATGATAAAAtagtaaaaacacagtaaatgctatgtatttatattttcaagtATTTTCCCCAACACTTGGCAGAAAATATGAATGTATGGAACTGGAGAGCAGTTTTTCATCCTAAAGCTAAGAGCGACTTGTTTGCTTATTCTCTGACAGTAATCCCACCGGCTCCCTCTGACATCACTACATGCAACATCACTGACTCCTCTGCTGTCATATCATGGACACTAAAGGAAGGGAACTCCATCTCCACAGTCATCATCCGCTACAAGGACAGCAGTTCAGAGGACTACTGCCAGCAGACTGAGATCAACATGCAAGAACATACGGCCACACATTTCCAGCTCAGGGGCCTGAAGTCAGATACATCTTATTTGGTTGAAATCTGGGCAAGGAATAACATTGGAGAAAGCACGAACAACCCTAGACTCAACATCAGAACTGCAAAACAGCCCGAAAGCTCCAGTAAGCCACTCATTTTGTCTCATTAAATATGTCTCATGTTAGGGTTGATGTGGAATCACCAAACctggtttaaaatacagtaaagaaatacaGCAGATTTGTCATGATTCATTCTTGTCTTCgctgaaagaaaacattctaCCAAAGCAGATATACAAAATATCTTCATGACTGACTTACagtaaatggtacagtaaaatcCATACAACCTTTTTACTGCAGCATTAAGGGGATTGAGAGCATGTGACTTTCACTGCATGGAATGAAAGTCTAACGCAAGGAATTATCCCAAATAATACTGATCCTCACTTGGAGCAGGATGAACTGTAGCAACTGGAGTAAAATGCTTTGTTCAGCAGGGTCTGCAGTGGGAATGTGACCCCACAACCTTTCATGAGTCCAGAGACCGACCCACAAATCTATGCCATCCAGCAAAtcataataaaacacattttccatCTGGGATTTGATATGAAGAAATGAAGGAGATCAAATCTGTCAGTAGACAAGCGGGACTGGCAAATAAAAACTGAGATATTTAAAGCAGCTTCAAAACTTCTTTTGGATCACTGCACATATTGAAATCATTTTGATATTGTATATCCTATAATAGCTAAATCTGTTGAGGTTataacacaaaatgaaaaaaaaaacactttttgaaaatgtgaaattatatttttccaCAGAGTTCTTTGGCTTTGGGAATGAGGGCAACATGCTGCTCATTGCCATCCTGGGATCTGCAGGGATGACCTGCTTAACCATCCTGCTGtctttcctcctggtgctgcaGCTCAGGAGAGCGACCTTCCAGCGCAGAATGGTCCAGGCCTTCCAGAATGTCGTGGTATGTCAAAATCCTTTGTTCTGAGCTTTCTACTCCTGTAAGAGAGCAGGGAAACCGAATCCCCACCTGTAACCTATGTTTCAACCaggaaaataatttacagtggaGGCCTGGTCAGGAGGCTCACACCACATCAGCACAGAAAACTAACGAGAGTGAGAAAACAagaatttgatttaaagttGAAATAGCTTCTCAGGACATGATAGCATTAACAACTGTGTAAGTATTGAACAGAAGCAATTTAGTGATGCGACTAAAAACAACACCTTCAGACACATTACAGGCACCTATTCAAATTATACTGTAAGTTGATTGATATTCGACTCAGGTCTGGTTAGATAAGTACTTCATTCTAAAGTGTATCATGACACAGAGAACAGCAATGAAATATTCACATAGGAAGATGCTTTCCCAGTTAAAGATTTTGATATAGTTATAGGAGAAAACAGATAGTGACGTAAAAAGGGGAAGTAGGCTGACTGTTGGCTGAACATTAagtgttttcttccttttctacCAGTAACATGCTTTATGTGCCTATGCAGAGAGAAGAGCCTGCGGTCCAGTTCAGCTCTGGGTCTCTCAACATGCCTAAGAAGCCCAAGAGCAGGTCAGAGCCTGTGGTCTACCCCACCCTAGAGTGGAACGACATCAAGTTCCAGGATGTTATAGGGGAGGGGAATTTCGGCCAGGTCTTGAAGGCGCGTATCAAAAAAGATGGATTAAGAATGGATGCCGCCATCAAACGAATGAAAGGTAACGGACTTGgattaaaatgtttcagaaaaaaatctttaagaCTTTAGTAATATTGATGACTATTCatcactacatacagtacacaccacAGAGACTAAGTGTCagcaacatttttctttactcAGATTGTGCACATTaggaaaaacaagaaacactATCCATTAATGGCCTCTTTTTCAATTTTTGCTGAGCCTCTGAATACAGTTAAAGAAATATGCATGAGACACAATACCAATCAAGACTTGCAAATTGCATGATGGGTTGGTTTTGACATATGTGAAGTATGGGCTATATTGAGAATAACAATCCTATTTTGTATGTGACTTTACACAGATTTTAGATGTCCTAtaatggcatatactgtataaacacaaaacatgaCATTCCAGGCATACCAAGTAGGGAGCTTTCCTGCCTTTAAACTGAGACTGAGGAGAAATGGCTTATACATTACCTGTAACGTTGAAGAGCAGGATCTTGCATGCAGGTAGAAAAAAGTGGATTAGAAATATCAAATAGGCAATACCAAATATGaaatttttacaaaataaaaacaggcatTGATGTATAAGAGCATCCCAATCAATTTTGGGATTTCAGATTCAAAGGGATATCCTCTACTGGCAAGCTGAAAGAATATAACCTTTTTagtctcaaaataaaaaaaacagttatccAAAAACCTTAAAGAAAATGACACAAAGTCTACCCAGCAGACGTCtttagaatcaacagtgaaacatacgCCAGGAGCCGCAAGCAGAAACTATGGGGAAATACCTTCGGAGGTGTTGTGGGAGTATAGAACAAGCTTGCTCAGCCGTGCTGTTTAAGACGATACCCTAGCTTCTAGACGATAGTTGACCACATGAGCTAGATAGTCTGAATGGCCTTGATGACATGACAATTATTATCTACcagtattattgtttttttttttacatttatagcatatttttatttgtaacttTCTTCTTAGAATATGCTTCTAAAGATGATCACAGAGACTTTGCTGGCGAACTGGAAGTGCTGTGCAAACTTGGACATCACCCCAATATCATCAACTTACTGGGTGCCTGCGAACACAGAGGTACTTTAGCAATATATATTTCTCTTCGGAAACGTGGTCTTCCAGGGCTTCTGTCAGAGCACTGTGACAGAAACAGTCGGGGAAAGGTGCATTTTCAAAGAAAggagtttaaaaaaagcaaagataTAAGGCCTTTTTCTGTGGACAGGTTAAGTGCAATATCGAGTATTCTTATTTGACTTCATCTTGGCCAACACTTTGCAAAATATGTACCATAGATCACAtcagtagaacaaaaaaaatgtttgtagagACCGGATTAACTGggagaaagttaaaaaaatattttgtgaataGATCATTTTATGTTTGTTCAGATTTCGTGTGCTGGTGGTGCATAAAAAATGAACTACATCAGAGGCCTCCAACACAATAATTACGACCTAGGTTGCAAAATGATTTTGGATGCTTGATCTAAGTATCCACCTatctttatttaattaacttaGGATTTAACACATTAATAATCATTaagcaaacattttttgttgatttattatctactgtacatcaaactAATCCAATTAGGGGGGCATCCAGTTTTGAAAATGAAGGTGCTTTCCTTCTTAAAGcaacataataataatgacctttactgtatatagcgcctttagaaggggcttctcaaagcgctttacagtaagaaaaaagaGCACTCTGTGAGAAGAGACAGCAGAATTACACAGTTACAGTAAGGGTTTGGAATacagttaaataaaagcttttaaGAAGAAGAGggattttgagtctggattcgAAAGTGCTCAGGGTTGGTGGGATTGATTTCCAGCGCTTTAAGGCGTAGCAAGAGAATGCTCTGTCACTGCTAGTATGGGGACGGGCTTCGCTGAATAAATAAAGTGCACGTTGCTCTTGCTTTAAGGATACCTGTACCTGGCTATTGAATATGCCCCCCATGGTAACCTCCTGGACTTCCTGAGAAAGAGCAGAGTCCTGGAGACAGATCCGGCCTTTGCCATTGCAAACAGCACCGCCTCCACCCTGTCCTCTCAGCAGCTCCTGCACTTTGCAGCGGATGTGGCCAGGGGCATGGACTATCTCAGCCAGAAGCAGGTCTGCCCGCATGTTACTGTGCCCGCCTGTGGGGATGAACCATGCATGCCGTCGATACCCTTTTAACACTACTAGCTTTGTGGGCCATTTTGAATGGCCAGGCTCATCTCTGAACCTTCCCTTGAAGAAGGTCATCTGCTGACGGATTTGCAAGGATGATTACGTTACATTCAGGTGTACAGATGATAACAGATTTGGCTTATTAAACAGGAGCTTGGTCTTTGGTTGCATGTTTAGTGGCTTGGGTAAGACACTGTGGGGAATGGGCTGTTTCTCAGTCAATGGCGGAGATTGGTTAGAACTTATTAATTCCACAAGAAGTACAAACACCAGCAAAAGTTAGCACTTGAAATTGTGCTTAGAAATGTGCTTGTCATCCAAAGTGTTGTGTAAAGTCTTAAGGCGTTATTCATTTGTCCCGAAACAGCAGGTGGCACAGTAGATAAAAAGCTATTTTGTGGCCACttgatgtttctttttctcctctGGACACAAAGCTAAGATTCAGTAGGTTTACTAATGGAGAGGCTGTTTTCACCTGTTACTACAGACAAGCGATTCATCTTGTTCTGATGTGTTGGACATCATAGATCATGAAACCAGAATGAAGCAGTCCCCTGAATCAAAAGGTTATGGATTTGGAATGTTCTTTTGGACCTGTGTTCTTTTTGCATCACATGCCTTTAATGTCATTTacccattttatttcagtttatccACAGAGACTTAGCTGCAAGGAACATCCTGGTGGGAGAGAACTTTGTGGCAAAGATAGCAGACTTTGGTCTGTCTAGAGGCCAGGAGGtttatgtgaaaaagacaatggTGAGGAAGTCCTTTCTGTTCATTTGGTAGCAATAACATTTGGAAACACTTAGAAAACTGAATTATGCTAAATCTGTGTAAGAATATCACATGTGCATATATCACAAGCCAGAGCTGATAGCTGCTAATTATGGGAAGTCACTATAAACCATAGCTTaagtaaatgttaaataaatgtaGCAGTCTTAAGAAGAAACACATTTGATCTGAAACTTTCAAAATTAGTCAAAAGTGTTAAACTAGGAATTGTAAAACATCATGTATTACTTTTCTGCAGTAAGTTTCTGTCTGTTAACTCAAAAGTACATGATTTCTTGtttaataatgttaatgttGTGGTCTTTTTAAGTAATATTAGAATCACTGTTAACTTAATTCAGTTTCAGTATTGCGACTCTGCTTTCACAGGGGAGACTGCCAGTTAGATGGATGGCTATTGAATCACTGAATTACAGCGTTTACACCTCTAACAGTGATGTGTGAGTACCTGCACATCAGACAATTTGATATAATTTACAGAAGCAAAGAGTCAACAAAGAAGTTCTGAGAACTAAAACAAGTTAATGAAGTTTTGTTGAAGTATACTTAAAGTATAAGTGTATTGTGTTTACTTatgtactgaaaaaaatattcatatactgtactatactataatagtataaaaaagcaaatagtatttgcaggtaaaaaaaaacaaacaaaaaataatattcttcacaagtgaaaataaaacagtccAGTAGTCCAGGCTGCGATACACTATGTAGTGCAGCTTTTCCAAATCTCTGTTATTACACTGCATCCCAAAGGGAACCAAAATAAGACAATCCATTAATATCTGTAGTATTAGCAGATGTCAGCATGATGAAGATATTCCTGATAGTCTCCAGATATATTCATACCATTGATAAACTGCAATAAAAAGATTATTTAGAAAAGATAAATTTTGTACGTCATGATTTTCAACTTTTATGAACTAAAGTATGATAGAATTGTATAAATAAGTAcagaaaatataataatgtatttttacaaagcACTTTTTGAAGCATGTTATGttgaaattgtacaatgcactagtaagaccttATTTATGATATTGTGTATAATGTTGGTCACCATCCTGTTGAAAAtgcattgctgctctggaatcagtccagaaaagagcaagTATGTTCTGGGACTGAAGTGATTGTAATATAAtggcaggctgaaggaactgaaccttttcagtcttgaacagaaaagtTTTAATAACCTCAAAAGGTTATTAAGGGTATTTTTACTGATTGGTAAACATGCCATTATTATCTGGTGTCCAGGACTGACAGTCTTACAATTCTACTTTTGATTCTGTATGAATCTTTCCTTTAGCACTTATTATTTTTGCTATTAAACTAATTTCACTAACA is a window from the Lepisosteus oculatus isolate fLepOcu1 chromosome 3, fLepOcu1.hap2, whole genome shotgun sequence genome containing:
- the tek gene encoding angiopoietin-1 receptor isoform X2, with the translated sequence MDWDRQLRSIKLRKMDYLPSAVLYFTCLLISGTAMAAVDFTLINPNPLGTNSDSSLVCVNSEWSDSQLPSFGRDLTSQDQQGVLQGSRDTRYQLATKITWETQTNKTFGAFYCGEKNKDSLYNAHTIKMLNEAPFFPRSLTITASKGDDVDISFIRRKVVEEDAVIYKNAPFFPRSLTITASKGDDVDISFIRRKVVEEDAVIHKNVTFIHSIPKNEVQGTLNHTLNLVEPKDSGFYSVNFIAGLLSTSAITRLIVRKCEAQKWGPDCQHACPKCQNRGVCHDTTGECICPPGFMGKTCEIGCGAGRFGRTCKEMCKDGSCKSLVFCLRDPYGCSCATGWRGLTCNEACPEGYYGADCQMKCECGSQGNCDRFRGCVCKDRHGTHCEREDAVPEVISSLSDTELNAGISYWGTSCAATGYPPPLHGDIVLQKPCKTIVKPKDTETLSNQSTAHFWVEKITLRDSGKWMCQVKTAAGQKVKYFKVNVKDSPTPQFPPFLNNSGPYHLVLSVNKDQYIGDGPITSVKLLYKQANTSSSWESVEVTGPLVNLDNLTPVTKYNMCVRLSRPGEGGMGFPGPMATYSTLQLGVKLVPVSQTSLTLSWDATTWLPKEEHVYQVECIPKSEPERVLLMNVPGNSSSLEMKKLEPKQHYQCKVRLKCSSVGQWSHTVSAWTLSNVIPPAPSDITTCNITDSSAVISWTLKEGNSISTVIIRYKDSSSEDYCQQTEINMQEHTATHFQLRGLKSDTSYLVEIWARNNIGESTNNPRLNIRTAKQPESSKFFGFGNEGNMLLIAILGSAGMTCLTILLSFLLVLQLRRATFQRRMVQAFQNVVREEPAVQFSSGSLNMPKKPKSRSEPVVYPTLEWNDIKFQDVIGEGNFGQVLKARIKKDGLRMDAAIKRMKEYASKDDHRDFAGELEVLCKLGHHPNIINLLGACEHRGYLYLAIEYAPHGNLLDFLRKSRVLETDPAFAIANSTASTLSSQQLLHFAADVARGMDYLSQKQFIHRDLAARNILVGENFVAKIADFGLSRGQEVYVKKTMGRLPVRWMAIESLNYSVYTSNSDVWSYGVLLWEIVSLGGTPYCGMTCAELYEKLPQGYRLEKPLNCDDEVYDLMRQCWREKPYERPSFAQILVALNRMLEERKTYVNTTLYEKFTYAGIDCSAEEAG
- the tek gene encoding angiopoietin-1 receptor isoform X1; its protein translation is MDWDRQLRSIKLRKMDYLPSAVLYFTCLLISGTAMAAVDFTLINPNPLGTNSDSSLVCVNSEWSDSQLPSFGRDLTSQDQQGVLQGSRDTRYQLATKITWETQTNKTFGAFYCGEKNKDSLYNAHTIKMLNEAPFFPRSLTITASKGDDVDISFIRRKVVEEDAVIYKNAPFFPRSLTITASKGDDVDISFIRRKVVEEDAVIHKNVTFIHSIPKNEVQGTLNHTLNLVEPKDSGFYSVNFIAGLLSTSAITRLIVRKCEAQKWGPDCQHACPKCQNRGVCHDTTGECICPPGFMGKTCEIGCGAGRFGRTCKEMCKDGSCKSLVFCLRDPYGCSCATGWRGLTCNEACPEGYYGADCQMKCECGSQGNCDRFRGCVCKDRHGTHCEREDAVPEVISSLSDTELNAGISYWGTSCAATGYPPPLHGDIVLQKPCKTIVKPKDTETLSNQSTAHFWVEKITLRDSGKWMCQVKTAAGQKVKYFKVNVKDSPTPQFPPFLNNSGPYHLVLSVNKDQYIGDGPITSVKLLYKQANTSSSWESVEVTGPLVNLDNLTPVTKYNMCVRLSRPGEGGMGFPGPMATYSTLQLELLPPSGVKLVPVSQTSLTLSWDATTWLPKEEHVYQVECIPKSEPERVLLMNVPGNSSSLEMKKLEPKQHYQCKVRLKCSSVGQWSHTVSAWTLSNVIPPAPSDITTCNITDSSAVISWTLKEGNSISTVIIRYKDSSSEDYCQQTEINMQEHTATHFQLRGLKSDTSYLVEIWARNNIGESTNNPRLNIRTAKQPESSKFFGFGNEGNMLLIAILGSAGMTCLTILLSFLLVLQLRRATFQRRMVQAFQNVVREEPAVQFSSGSLNMPKKPKSRSEPVVYPTLEWNDIKFQDVIGEGNFGQVLKARIKKDGLRMDAAIKRMKEYASKDDHRDFAGELEVLCKLGHHPNIINLLGACEHRGYLYLAIEYAPHGNLLDFLRKSRVLETDPAFAIANSTASTLSSQQLLHFAADVARGMDYLSQKQFIHRDLAARNILVGENFVAKIADFGLSRGQEVYVKKTMGRLPVRWMAIESLNYSVYTSNSDVWSYGVLLWEIVSLGGTPYCGMTCAELYEKLPQGYRLEKPLNCDDEVYDLMRQCWREKPYERPSFAQILVALNRMLEERKTYVNTTLYEKFTYAGIDCSAEEAG